The Thioalkalivibrio thiocyanodenitrificans ARhD 1 genome window below encodes:
- a CDS encoding GNAT family N-acetyltransferase — protein MIHVRPAVPEDLEEVAGLFDQYRMFYGQAADFAAAHRFMADRMERGDSVVLVAEMPTGVLAGFTQMFPGFSSVAVAPVFILNDLFVAPAQRRGGVGRALLLAAAEFAQGAGAVRLSLSTAIDNRPAQALYESLGWVRNTQFHQYNLAIESSMSVEPPA, from the coding sequence GTGATCCACGTACGGCCTGCTGTCCCCGAGGATCTTGAGGAGGTCGCGGGGCTGTTTGATCAGTACCGCATGTTCTATGGACAAGCTGCGGATTTTGCCGCCGCGCATCGTTTCATGGCAGATCGCATGGAACGGGGAGATTCTGTTGTGCTGGTCGCGGAGATGCCGACTGGTGTATTGGCGGGCTTTACGCAGATGTTCCCCGGATTCTCGTCGGTCGCCGTCGCGCCGGTGTTCATTCTGAACGATCTTTTTGTGGCTCCCGCGCAACGCCGGGGAGGCGTCGGGCGGGCGCTGTTGCTTGCGGCGGCCGAGTTTGCACAAGGGGCGGGGGCTGTTCGGCTCTCGCTTTCCACTGCAATCGACAACCGACCGGCGCAGGCGCTGTACGAGTCGCTGGGATGGGTACGCAACACTCAGTTCCATCAGTACAACCTGGCGATCGAGAGCAGCATGTCGGTGGAGCCGCCGGCCTGA
- a CDS encoding dihydrofolate reductase family protein, translating to MHRHAIESLGQADALLFGRVTYEMMEAAFRPPAGTEPRPDWMEPFARTINSAKKYVVSSTLDRVDWNAELVRGDLETAVRQLKQESGKGLLVGGVKLPLALAELGLIDEYEFVVHPRLAGHGPTVLAGLSKHVDLKLVSRLELSSGAVALRYEATRQSRRRVTS from the coding sequence TTGCATCGTCACGCGATCGAGAGCCTTGGCCAGGCAGATGCGCTCCTCTTCGGGCGGGTGACTTACGAGATGATGGAGGCAGCGTTCCGGCCGCCGGCGGGGACGGAACCTAGGCCTGACTGGATGGAGCCCTTCGCCCGGACGATCAATTCGGCAAAGAAGTACGTCGTTTCGAGCACCCTGGACCGGGTCGATTGGAACGCGGAGCTCGTGCGCGGGGACCTCGAGACGGCCGTCCGGCAGCTCAAGCAGGAGTCAGGCAAGGGACTGTTGGTGGGAGGCGTGAAGCTGCCGTTGGCGTTGGCGGAGCTGGGCTTGATCGATGAGTACGAGTTCGTTGTGCATCCCAGGCTGGCGGGCCATGGCCCGACGGTGCTCGCGGGGCTGTCGAAGCATGTCGACCTGAAGCTCGTGAGCCGGCTGGAGTTGAGCTCGGGGGCGGTGGCGCTGCGGTACGAGGCGACGCGCCAGAGCAGAAGGAGAGTCACGTCGTGA
- a CDS encoding IS481 family transposase — MTAVTESTKRKLSLLQLAEELGNVSKACKIMGYHRDTFYEVRRAFQVGGVGALIEQRRGPRNPHPNRVAPEVEEAILALCLEFPTYGAQRIANELRLRDVNVSPSGVRGVWLRHDLETRHKRLLRLEARAQEDTFVLSDAQIRLLERHSCEFRMRHVETNGPGELLNQDTYYWGTLKGVGKVYVQVVVDAFCSLAFAKVYTSKMPITSADLLYDRVLPFYETLGVAVKAILTDNGREFCGRPEQHPYELLLALHDIEHRTTRIRSPRTNGFVERMNRTLLDECFRVAGRQTWYLSPEEIQRDLDRFLEFYNLRRSHQGYRLKGRTPAQALREALGTKKLPPIVPKDDTNVEKKAA, encoded by the coding sequence ATGACCGCAGTCACAGAGAGTACCAAGCGCAAGCTGTCTTTGCTGCAACTGGCCGAGGAACTGGGCAATGTGTCCAAGGCGTGCAAGATCATGGGCTATCACCGAGACACCTTCTACGAGGTGCGCCGGGCCTTCCAGGTGGGCGGTGTGGGCGCCCTCATCGAGCAACGCCGGGGGCCCAGAAACCCCCACCCCAACCGGGTCGCCCCCGAGGTCGAGGAGGCGATCCTCGCGCTCTGCCTTGAGTTCCCCACTTACGGCGCCCAGCGCATCGCCAATGAGCTGCGCCTCCGGGATGTCAACGTCAGCCCCTCCGGTGTGCGCGGGGTGTGGCTTCGCCACGATCTCGAGACCCGCCACAAGCGCCTGTTGCGCCTCGAGGCCCGGGCCCAAGAGGACACCTTCGTGCTCTCCGATGCCCAGATCCGCCTGCTTGAGCGCCATTCCTGCGAGTTCCGTATGCGTCATGTCGAGACCAATGGCCCCGGAGAACTGCTCAACCAGGACACCTACTACTGGGGCACCCTCAAGGGCGTCGGCAAGGTCTACGTCCAGGTCGTGGTCGATGCCTTCTGTTCACTCGCCTTCGCCAAGGTCTACACCTCGAAGATGCCCATCACCTCGGCTGATCTGCTCTATGACCGGGTGCTGCCCTTCTATGAGACCTTGGGCGTGGCAGTAAAAGCGATCCTCACCGACAACGGGCGCGAGTTCTGCGGGCGTCCCGAGCAGCACCCCTACGAGCTGCTGCTGGCGCTCCATGACATCGAACATCGCACCACCAGGATCCGCAGCCCACGCACCAACGGTTTTGTCGAGCGCATGAACCGCACGCTGCTCGATGAATGCTTCCGCGTCGCCGGGCGCCAGACCTGGTATCTCTCGCCCGAGGAGATCCAGCGCGATCTGGACAGGTTCCTCGAGTTCTACAACCTCAGGCGCAGCCATCAGGGCTATCGCCTGAAGGGCCGAACCCCTGCTCAGGCGCTGCGCGAAGCGCTCGGCACAAAGAAGCTTCCACCCATCGTCCCCAAGGACGACACCAACGTGGAAAAAAAGGCGGCATGA
- a CDS encoding DUF302 domain-containing protein, with protein sequence MKPFFLAVLALFTLAALGQTALAKGPDLETEHMRVYSVQGEFETYREGLEMAITNRGIVVNNVAHIAAMLQRTAADVGGEAIYLEGQAYEFCSATVSRRMMEADVHNIVFCPYIVAVYVTEEEPDTVYVSYRRPVPVGSEASQESLRAVEDLLEDIVHETLDAF encoded by the coding sequence ATGAAACCGTTCTTCCTCGCCGTCCTCGCCCTGTTCACCCTGGCTGCGCTGGGCCAGACCGCGCTGGCCAAGGGGCCGGACCTGGAGACCGAGCACATGCGCGTGTACTCGGTGCAGGGGGAATTCGAGACCTATCGTGAAGGTCTGGAGATGGCCATCACCAACCGGGGCATCGTGGTCAACAACGTCGCCCACATCGCCGCCATGCTCCAGCGCACCGCCGCGGACGTGGGCGGCGAGGCCATCTACCTGGAAGGCCAGGCCTACGAGTTCTGCAGCGCCACCGTCTCCCGGCGCATGATGGAGGCGGACGTGCACAACATCGTGTTCTGTCCGTACATCGTGGCGGTCTACGTGACCGAGGAGGAGCCGGACACCGTCTACGTCTCCTACCGCCGCCCGGTGCCGGTTGGCAGCGAGGCCTCGCAGGAATCCCTCCGGGCCGTGGAGGATCTGCTGGAAGACATCGTCCACGAGACCCTGGACGCCTTCTGA
- a CDS encoding bifunctional aminoglycoside phosphotransferase/ATP-binding protein: MTDQQDIQHRLIEALKRPDAYPHPVDDVECIETHISWVLLAGAYAYKFKKPLDLGFLDFSTLERRRFFCEEELRINRRLAPDLYQAVVTFSGTPDAPRFDGAGEPFEYAVRMARFDREREMDKLLERGALPIEWMDELAGCVAAFHERIPRAAPDSDTGTPAAVYQPMEQNFEQLRPALSDPRRLEQLDRIARWTGQAFERLADILAERQARGFVRECHGDMHLGNMAHVDGRVLVFDGIEFSERLRWIDIMSEIAFVTMDLMDREAPAHAHHFLNAWLERSGDYEGLRLLRFYQVYRAMVRAKVSGIRLGQEGVPDAERRAAESRCHGYLDLAESLTRPVPRALFINHGFSGSGKTTRSQPLVERLGLIRIRSDVERKRLSGMDSLERDSGGVGSGIYSEDMGVRTYERLASVARNVLESGLPVVVDATFLERARRDRFAALARELEIPFRILDYIAPEPVLRARIRERQSADRDASDAGLEVLTHQLTNADPLEADEPVVTIDTRRDDLPLEDIARCMDAGRPDKA, encoded by the coding sequence ATGACCGACCAGCAAGACATCCAGCACCGGCTCATCGAGGCCCTGAAACGCCCCGACGCCTACCCCCATCCGGTGGACGATGTGGAGTGTATCGAGACCCACATCTCATGGGTGCTGCTGGCGGGTGCGTACGCCTACAAGTTCAAGAAGCCCCTGGATCTGGGCTTCCTGGACTTCTCCACCCTGGAACGGCGCCGTTTCTTCTGCGAGGAGGAACTGCGCATCAACCGCCGCCTGGCGCCGGATCTCTACCAGGCCGTGGTGACCTTCAGCGGCACGCCGGACGCCCCGCGGTTCGACGGCGCCGGGGAGCCCTTCGAGTATGCCGTGCGCATGGCACGCTTCGACCGCGAGCGTGAAATGGACAAGCTGCTGGAGCGCGGCGCCCTGCCCATCGAGTGGATGGACGAACTGGCCGGGTGCGTGGCGGCGTTCCACGAGCGCATACCCCGTGCGGCGCCGGACAGCGATACGGGCACGCCCGCCGCGGTTTACCAACCCATGGAACAGAATTTCGAGCAACTGCGGCCAGCGCTTTCCGACCCCCGCCGCCTCGAGCAGCTGGATCGCATCGCCCGGTGGACCGGGCAGGCCTTCGAACGGTTGGCCGACATACTCGCCGAACGCCAGGCCCGGGGCTTCGTGCGCGAATGCCACGGCGACATGCACCTGGGCAACATGGCCCACGTGGACGGCCGGGTGCTGGTGTTCGACGGCATCGAGTTCAGCGAACGGCTGCGCTGGATCGACATCATGAGCGAAATCGCATTCGTCACCATGGATCTCATGGACCGTGAGGCCCCCGCCCATGCCCATCATTTCCTCAATGCCTGGCTGGAACGAAGCGGCGATTACGAAGGCCTGCGCCTGCTGCGCTTCTATCAGGTCTACCGCGCCATGGTGCGCGCCAAGGTGTCCGGTATCCGCCTCGGCCAGGAAGGCGTCCCGGACGCGGAGCGCCGCGCGGCGGAATCCCGCTGTCACGGCTATCTGGACCTGGCGGAATCCCTCACGCGCCCCGTCCCGCGCGCGCTGTTCATCAATCACGGCTTCTCCGGTTCGGGCAAGACCACCCGCAGCCAGCCGCTGGTGGAACGGCTGGGCCTGATCCGGATTCGCTCCGACGTGGAACGCAAGCGCCTGTCCGGCATGGACAGCCTTGAGCGTGATTCGGGCGGCGTGGGCAGCGGTATCTATTCCGAGGACATGGGCGTGCGCACCTATGAACGTCTCGCCTCAGTCGCCCGGAACGTGCTCGAGTCGGGTCTTCCGGTGGTGGTGGACGCCACCTTCCTGGAGCGCGCCCGGCGCGACCGGTTTGCCGCGCTGGCCCGGGAACTGGAGATCCCGTTCCGCATCCTCGACTATATCGCGCCGGAACCCGTGCTCCGCGCGCGCATCCGGGAGCGGCAGTCCGCCGACCGGGATGCATCGGATGCGGGCCTCGAGGTCCTGACGCATCAGTTGACAAACGCGGACCCGCTGGAGGCGGACGAGCCCGTGGTGACCATCGACACCCGGCGGGATGATCTGCCCCTGGAGGACATTGCCCGCTGCATGGACGCCGGCCGGCCGGACAAGGCGTAG
- the mrcB gene encoding penicillin-binding protein 1B, with translation MARRKPAKKTTSRRNGRTRRRAARGPRRLWRAILGALLIGILGLGGYVAYLDYEIRTQFEGKRWSLPARVFARPLELYPGRGLDREQFVRELELLHYRRGDAIRGGEFREQGGRIFLSTRGFPFADGPEPPRRLIVEIRGGQVTGLTDIETGQPAALARLEPALIANIYPAHGEDRVLVRLDEVPDTLVDALITVEDRRFHEHRGVDFAAIARAALANLRAGRTVQGGSTLTQQLVKNYFLTQDRTLRRKINEAIMALLLERRYSKPEILEAYLNEVYLGQDGQRSIHGFGLASQFYFQRRLDELGTDQLALLVAMVRGPSYYDPRRRPERALARRNLVLDLLEAQDRLSADRARQARARPLGVSARPPSGVTPFPAFLDLVRQQLRRDYRERDLQTEGLLIFTTLDPGIQMAAESAVAGRLARIERARGLDVGSLQAGAVVSAVDSGEVLAVVGDRNPRYAGFNRAVNARRPVGSLLKPAVYLAALSRPAEYTLATMLDDGPLTVRLEDGSDWSPRNYDREHHGQVPALEALVHSYNISTARLGLSVGLNRIIDQIHRLGVARDLRPYPSLLLGAVELSPLEMTHMYQSLADGGFETPPRAIREVMNQEGALLQRYGLDLRQAADPAAVYLVTAALHEVTRRGTGATLRGLLPEDLPVAGKTGTTGDNRDAWFAGYAGDYLSVIWVGRDDNAPMGLTGSSGALPVWAELMGGISRRGLEPVRPDGVEWLLIDPANGLRAVEGCEGALWMPFIDGSAPGGMSPCADGVPAAVRRSFRWFRGLFE, from the coding sequence ATGGCACGCCGCAAACCCGCGAAGAAGACCACCTCCCGCCGCAACGGCAGGACCCGCCGCCGCGCTGCGCGCGGGCCGCGCCGATTGTGGCGCGCCATCCTCGGCGCCCTGCTGATCGGCATCCTGGGCCTGGGCGGCTATGTCGCCTACCTGGACTACGAGATTCGCACCCAGTTCGAGGGCAAGCGCTGGTCCCTGCCCGCGCGGGTCTTTGCCCGGCCCCTGGAGCTGTACCCGGGACGCGGCCTGGACAGGGAGCAGTTCGTGCGGGAGCTGGAGCTGCTCCATTACCGCCGCGGTGATGCCATTCGCGGCGGCGAATTCAGGGAGCAGGGCGGGCGCATCTTTCTCAGCACCCGGGGCTTTCCCTTCGCCGACGGCCCGGAACCACCGCGCCGCCTGATCGTGGAGATCCGCGGCGGGCAGGTGACCGGACTGACGGATATCGAGACCGGGCAACCCGCCGCCCTGGCCAGGCTGGAGCCGGCGCTGATCGCCAATATCTATCCGGCGCACGGCGAGGACCGGGTGCTGGTGCGGCTGGACGAAGTGCCCGATACGCTGGTGGATGCCCTGATCACCGTGGAGGACCGCCGCTTCCACGAACACCGGGGCGTGGACTTTGCCGCCATCGCCCGTGCCGCGCTGGCCAACCTGCGTGCCGGGCGCACCGTGCAGGGCGGCAGCACCCTTACCCAGCAACTGGTGAAGAACTACTTCCTCACTCAGGACCGGACCCTGCGGCGCAAGATCAACGAGGCCATCATGGCCCTGCTGCTGGAGCGGCGCTATTCCAAGCCGGAGATCCTGGAGGCCTACCTGAACGAGGTCTACCTGGGCCAGGACGGGCAACGCTCCATCCATGGATTCGGACTGGCCAGCCAGTTCTACTTCCAGCGGCGGCTGGACGAGCTGGGGACGGACCAACTGGCCCTGCTGGTGGCCATGGTGCGCGGGCCGTCCTACTACGATCCGCGCCGGCGCCCGGAACGCGCGCTGGCCCGGCGCAACCTGGTGCTGGATCTGCTGGAGGCCCAGGATCGCCTGTCCGCGGATCGCGCCCGGCAGGCCCGGGCGCGGCCCCTGGGCGTCAGCGCCCGTCCGCCGTCGGGCGTGACTCCGTTTCCCGCCTTTCTGGATCTGGTACGCCAGCAGTTGCGCCGGGATTACCGGGAACGGGACCTGCAGACCGAGGGACTGCTCATCTTCACGACGCTGGACCCCGGGATCCAGATGGCCGCCGAATCCGCCGTGGCCGGACGTCTGGCCCGGATCGAACGCGCCCGGGGCCTCGACGTGGGCAGCCTGCAGGCCGGCGCGGTGGTCAGCGCCGTGGACAGCGGCGAGGTGCTGGCGGTGGTGGGGGACCGCAACCCGCGGTATGCCGGCTTCAATCGAGCCGTCAACGCACGGCGTCCCGTGGGCTCGCTGCTGAAGCCAGCGGTGTACCTGGCGGCCCTGTCCCGGCCCGCCGAGTACACGCTGGCGACGATGCTCGATGACGGTCCGCTGACCGTCCGCCTGGAGGACGGCTCCGACTGGAGCCCGCGCAACTACGACCGGGAGCATCATGGCCAGGTGCCGGCACTGGAGGCCCTGGTGCACTCCTACAACATCTCCACGGCACGGCTCGGCCTGTCCGTGGGCCTGAACCGGATCATCGACCAGATCCACCGGCTGGGCGTGGCGCGCGATCTGCGCCCCTATCCCTCGCTGCTGCTGGGGGCCGTGGAGCTCTCGCCCCTGGAGATGACCCACATGTACCAGTCCCTGGCGGACGGGGGGTTCGAGACGCCGCCCCGGGCGATTCGCGAAGTGATGAACCAGGAGGGTGCCCTGCTGCAACGCTACGGCCTGGATCTGCGCCAGGCCGCTGACCCCGCGGCCGTCTACCTGGTGACCGCCGCGCTTCACGAGGTCACCCGGCGGGGGACCGGCGCGACACTGCGCGGTCTGCTGCCCGAAGACCTGCCGGTGGCCGGCAAGACGGGCACCACCGGCGACAATCGCGATGCCTGGTTCGCGGGATACGCGGGGGATTATCTCTCGGTCATCTGGGTGGGCCGCGACGACAACGCCCCCATGGGACTGACCGGCAGCTCCGGTGCACTGCCCGTCTGGGCGGAGCTCATGGGCGGGATCTCCCGCCGAGGCTTGGAGCCCGTGCGTCCCGATGGCGTAGAATGGCTGCTCATCGACCCCGCCAACGGCCTGCGCGCCGTGGAAGGTTGCGAGGGCGCGCTGTGGATGCCGTTCATCGATGGATCGGCGCCCGGCGGCATGTCTCCCTGCGCGGACGGGGTCCCCGCCGCGGTGCGGCGTTCCTTTCGCTGGTTCAGAGGACTGTTTGAGTAA
- a CDS encoding tetratricopeptide repeat protein, with translation MHRSIRLVAVILAAAVLSACAAPQATRVPDDETARPAPLPDPDPRPALAREPAPDAAPSGGTGAVAELMAEADRQLVSGDADGAAASLERALRINARDARLWQRLAVVRLEQGHPAQAEAMAARSNGLIRGDRAMMARNWRIIAAARRMAGNEAGARDADARANALSGERG, from the coding sequence ATGCACAGATCCATTCGCCTCGTGGCCGTGATCCTTGCGGCCGCGGTCCTGTCCGCCTGCGCCGCGCCCCAGGCCACGCGGGTTCCCGACGACGAGACCGCCCGGCCGGCACCCCTGCCTGATCCGGACCCCCGCCCGGCCCTGGCCCGGGAACCCGCCCCGGACGCAGCCCCGTCCGGCGGCACCGGCGCGGTGGCCGAGCTCATGGCCGAGGCGGACCGGCAGCTTGTCTCCGGCGATGCGGACGGCGCCGCGGCCAGCCTGGAACGCGCCCTTCGCATCAATGCCCGGGATGCACGGCTATGGCAGCGCCTCGCGGTGGTTCGCCTGGAGCAGGGGCACCCGGCGCAGGCGGAGGCCATGGCCGCGCGATCCAACGGGCTGATCCGGGGTGACCGGGCGATGATGGCGCGCAACTGGCGCATCATCGCCGCGGCCCGGCGCATGGCCGGCAACGAGGCGGGCGCGCGCGACGCGGATGCCAGGGCCAACGCCCTCTCCGGCGAACGCGGATGA